A stretch of Besnoitia besnoiti strain Bb-Ger1 chromosome V, whole genome shotgun sequence DNA encodes these proteins:
- a CDS encoding hypothetical protein (encoded by transcript BESB_061280) — translation MDTPPGRADVRKKTVESNADRFSYPLVVGSTVIAITAALFALCLGFYVTCVCWMDVNGGILFTGRGCTLHQRVVGPIAIIFGTFGVSATLFILCQGFVTPRLLAVTLASLGGGGPAAAWNWVDVAHR, via the exons ATGGACACGCCGCCTGGGAGAGCGGATGTGAGAAAAAAAACGGTGGAATCCAATGCAGACC GTTTCTCCTACCCGCTCGTGGTTGGCAGCACCGTCATCGCCATTACTGCCGCGCTCTTCGCTCTGTGCCTGGGGTTCTACGTCACCTGCGTCTGCTGGATGGATGTCAACGGAG GCATCCTGTTTACTGGGCGCGGGTGTACCTTGCACCAGAGAGTTGTCGGGCCTATTGCAATCATCTTCGGTACCTTTGGAGTTAGCGCAACCCTGTTCATACTTTGTCAAGGATTTGTCACTCCTCGTCTTCTAGCAGTTacgctcgcctctctgggGGGTGGTGGCCCGGCTGCCGCGTGGAACTGGGTAGACGTGGCGCATCGCTGA